The following are encoded in a window of Rosa chinensis cultivar Old Blush chromosome 4, RchiOBHm-V2, whole genome shotgun sequence genomic DNA:
- the LOC112199455 gene encoding putative disease resistance protein RGA1 — protein sequence MGFCKNLETIPSSDKLTSLRSLEIIGCNKLTCLPIGLAASSQSCSLTGLKELTIGRFCEELDAFPAFQAIPQLESLTIWGWRKLKSLPEQIQNLSCLRHLKIIYFDGVEAIPEWLGNLASLEDLTVQSCESLMYLPSMEAMLRLTKLKEIVIDDCPLLEERCREESGPEWPKIRHLPFIKSNTFFHLLIN from the coding sequence ATGGGGTTTTGCAAAAATCTAGAGACTATTCCAAGTTCAGACAAGCTCACATCCCTCCGCAGCTTGGAGATTATTGGGTGTAACAAATTAACATGTCTACCGATTGGGTTAGCAGCATCGTCACAGTCCTGCAGCCTCACCGGTTTGAAGGAATTGACAATTGGTCGTTTCTGCGAGGAGCTCGATGCATTCCCAGCTTTTCAGGCTATACCACAACTTGAATCATTAACCATCTGGGGGTGGCGTAAGCTCAAGTCTCTCCCTGAGCAAATTCAAAACTTGTCTTGTTTAAGACATTTGAAAATTATATACTTTGACGGAGTGGAGGCTATTCCAGAGTGGTTGGGAAACCTTGCATCTCTTGAGGACCTGACTGTTCAGTCTTGCGAGAGTCTAATGTATCTACCATCTATGGAAGCAATGCTACGCCTCACCAAATTGAAAGAGATAGTCATCGACGACTGTCCCCTTCTAGAAGAAAGATGCAGGGAGGAGAGCGGCCCAGAGTGGCCTAAGATTCGTCATCTTCCATTCATCAAGAGTAACACTTTTTTTCATCTATTAATAAATTAG